Proteins from a genomic interval of Paenibacillus lentus:
- a CDS encoding histidine triad nucleotide-binding protein — MENCLFCKIANGSVPSNKVYEDDTFLVFHDIQPAAPTHVLIIPKKHIATMNDVGPEDYAMIGELHRVAQEAAKKLGVAETGYRLINNCGPDSGQAVYHIHYHLIGGAKLGALVQSSDSHAI, encoded by the coding sequence ATGGAAAATTGTTTGTTTTGCAAAATTGCGAATGGATCCGTCCCATCAAACAAAGTGTACGAAGATGATACTTTTCTCGTGTTCCATGATATTCAGCCGGCAGCGCCCACACATGTGCTAATTATTCCCAAAAAACATATTGCAACGATGAATGATGTGGGGCCTGAGGATTATGCAATGATCGGAGAATTACATCGTGTAGCCCAGGAGGCGGCGAAAAAGCTGGGGGTTGCCGAGACGGGCTATCGCCTCATCAATAACTGCGGCCCTGACAGTGGACAAGCAGTCTATCATATTCACTACCATTTGATAGGCGGAGCGAAACTTGGTGCGCTTGTTCAAAGTTCCGATTCACACGCCATCTAA
- the rpsU gene encoding 30S ribosomal protein S21: MSETKVRKNETIDAALRRFKRSIAKDGVLAEVKKRKHYEKPSVKRKKKSEAARKRKF, encoded by the coding sequence GTGTCTGAAACTAAAGTTCGCAAAAACGAGACGATTGATGCTGCACTTCGTCGCTTTAAGCGTTCCATCGCAAAGGATGGCGTATTGGCTGAGGTGAAGAAACGCAAGCATTATGAAAAGCCAAGCGTAAAGCGCAAGAAAAAGTCCGAGGCTGCTCGTAAGAGAAAGTTTTAG
- a CDS encoding GatB/YqeY domain-containing protein, with amino-acid sequence MNLSERLNEDMKQAMKSQDKFKLSTIRMVRATIKNLEIDLKRPLNDNEVLDILSREIKQRKDALQEFENAGRDDLAAKVKAEAEIIAVYLPEQLTEEEIKVIVQQTIQETGASSKADIGKVMSALMPKVKGRADGKLVNQAVQQLLQ; translated from the coding sequence ATGAATCTTAGCGAGCGATTGAACGAAGATATGAAGCAAGCGATGAAGAGTCAAGACAAGTTCAAACTCTCCACCATTCGAATGGTTCGTGCTACGATCAAGAATCTTGAAATAGATTTGAAAAGACCTTTGAACGATAATGAAGTGCTTGATATCCTAAGTCGTGAAATCAAACAGCGCAAAGATGCCCTCCAAGAATTTGAAAATGCAGGACGCGATGATCTTGCTGCAAAGGTCAAAGCTGAAGCTGAGATTATTGCCGTGTACCTTCCTGAACAGCTTACAGAAGAAGAAATTAAAGTCATTGTACAGCAGACCATCCAGGAAACCGGTGCTTCTTCGAAGGCGGATATCGGGAAAGTCATGAGCGCCCTAATGCCCAAGGTCAAAGGCCGGGCAGACGGTAAGCTTGTGAATCAAGCGGTTCAGCAGCTTTTGCAATAG
- the yqfC gene encoding sporulation protein YqfC: protein MSQLSRRIRKWAVEALDLPGDLVFDLPRLTMIGNKQLLIENHHGLVHFSPEEMHLELKQGMLKVEGAELVIKAIMPEEIMIEGRIFGIKYQGVEE from the coding sequence ATGAGCCAGCTATCACGGAGAATTCGCAAATGGGCGGTCGAAGCGCTCGACTTGCCGGGGGATCTTGTATTCGATTTACCGAGGCTCACCATGATCGGCAACAAGCAACTGCTGATTGAGAATCATCATGGCCTAGTTCACTTCTCTCCAGAGGAAATGCATCTTGAGTTAAAGCAGGGGATGCTGAAGGTGGAGGGAGCAGAGCTTGTGATCAAGGCAATCATGCCCGAGGAAATCATGATTGAAGGCCGGATTTTCGGCATTAAATATCAGGGAGTGGAGGAGTGA
- the yqfD gene encoding sporulation protein YqfD has product MKSSVLSRLRGSVTIVVRGQHLEKLINELAKEGIEIWNVRSLPERKMEMDVHLDDYFSLRPLLKRTGCRMSVKHRIGMPFLLSRLWRRKIFIGGFAMFIATVFALSSLVWDIEVQGNDKISTEDVLLAAREEGIYPFQWIFRMPKQDKLSAELTRKLAGTSWVGVSRSGTRITIQVVEATRPKEEELYSPSHLISNSDAIITHIYAERGQLEAKKHDRVRKGQVLIAGVQGDSYVVAKGEIRGIVWHEYNIEVPLVRKQNVYTGDKKVKGYLFFGQTAFQITGYGSNGFAHFQTLTELDPLTWRSLKLPIGWMSEKQLETTEIQLKISEKQAKEDGIQRALRDVYAKHGVESKIISQKILHEKSDNGKVYMKVLFEVEQNIAEELPIVHEQGE; this is encoded by the coding sequence GTGAAATCATCGGTGTTATCCCGTTTGCGCGGCAGCGTGACGATTGTCGTCCGTGGTCAGCATCTCGAGAAGCTGATTAATGAGCTGGCCAAGGAAGGCATAGAGATATGGAATGTGCGTTCCCTACCGGAGCGAAAGATGGAGATGGACGTTCATTTGGACGATTATTTCTCCCTTCGTCCATTATTAAAGCGGACAGGCTGCAGGATGTCCGTAAAACACCGCATCGGTATGCCCTTTTTACTGAGCAGGTTGTGGCGCCGCAAGATTTTCATCGGCGGGTTTGCTATGTTTATCGCAACAGTATTTGCTCTCTCCTCGCTTGTGTGGGATATTGAGGTACAAGGAAATGATAAAATATCTACGGAAGATGTACTGCTTGCTGCTCGCGAAGAAGGAATTTATCCTTTTCAATGGATATTCCGCATGCCTAAGCAGGACAAGTTATCGGCTGAATTAACGCGCAAGCTGGCGGGGACATCCTGGGTTGGCGTATCTCGAAGCGGAACGCGAATTACCATCCAGGTCGTGGAAGCAACGCGTCCGAAGGAAGAGGAACTGTACAGCCCAAGCCATCTTATAAGCAATTCTGATGCCATTATTACGCACATTTATGCCGAGCGAGGTCAGCTTGAAGCGAAGAAGCATGATCGGGTAAGGAAAGGCCAGGTACTTATTGCTGGGGTTCAAGGGGATAGCTATGTCGTGGCTAAAGGGGAAATCAGGGGAATTGTTTGGCACGAGTACAACATTGAGGTACCGTTGGTGCGGAAACAGAATGTATATACCGGCGACAAAAAGGTGAAGGGTTATTTGTTTTTTGGCCAAACGGCTTTTCAAATTACCGGCTATGGAAGCAACGGGTTCGCCCATTTCCAAACCCTGACCGAGCTAGACCCGCTAACTTGGAGAAGTCTGAAGCTCCCAATCGGCTGGATGAGCGAGAAGCAGCTGGAGACGACGGAAATTCAATTGAAGATTTCGGAAAAACAAGCAAAAGAAGACGGAATCCAAAGAGCTTTGAGGGACGTTTACGCGAAACATGGTGTCGAATCGAAAATAATAAGTCAAAAAATTTTGCATGAGAAGTCAGACAATGGTAAAGTTTATATGAAAGTGCTTTTTGAAGTAGAGCAGAATATAGCGGAAGAACTTCCGATAGTACATGAGCAAGGAGAATGA
- a CDS encoding PhoH family protein, with translation MSEQILHTKITLQNASEGLSLFGPQDTFLKLIEHNVSAGIVLRESEISIRGESRQVGIAKQLFEVLLELIRNGYILTERDVLYAIDLAKDLRADQLLDLFKGEIAITYRGKPIRVKTIGQKHYVTTIKKRDIVFGVGPAGTGKTYLAVVLAIAALKEGTVKRIILTRPAVEAGENLGFLPGDLQEKVDPYLRPLYDALYDVMGPEQTAKALERGLIEIAPLAYMRGRTLDDSFIILDEAQNTTPEQMKMFLTRLGFGSKMVITGDVTQIDLPKGKKSGLIEAKNILQEIEEIGFVYFTESDVVRHSLVQKIIVAYDRAAENQS, from the coding sequence TTGTCAGAACAAATTTTGCATACAAAAATCACATTACAAAATGCATCTGAAGGGTTATCGTTATTCGGACCACAGGATACCTTTTTGAAGCTGATCGAGCACAACGTAAGTGCTGGAATCGTTTTGCGGGAGTCGGAGATTTCAATCCGTGGCGAGTCCCGTCAGGTGGGAATTGCTAAGCAGTTGTTTGAAGTTCTGCTGGAGCTGATCCGTAACGGCTACATATTGACAGAGAGGGATGTACTCTACGCCATCGATTTGGCGAAGGATCTCCGTGCGGATCAATTGCTTGATTTATTCAAGGGTGAGATTGCTATAACCTATCGTGGAAAGCCGATTCGGGTCAAAACGATTGGTCAGAAGCATTACGTGACGACGATTAAGAAGCGTGACATTGTATTTGGCGTTGGCCCGGCAGGCACGGGAAAAACCTATTTAGCGGTTGTCCTTGCAATTGCTGCTCTTAAGGAAGGCACGGTTAAACGGATTATTCTTACCCGGCCTGCGGTAGAGGCGGGAGAGAATCTCGGATTTCTACCAGGTGATTTGCAGGAAAAGGTAGATCCTTATTTGCGTCCTTTGTACGATGCTTTATATGATGTGATGGGCCCTGAGCAAACAGCTAAAGCTTTGGAGCGGGGCCTAATTGAGATTGCACCGCTCGCCTATATGCGCGGCCGGACGCTTGACGATTCTTTTATTATTTTGGACGAGGCCCAGAACACGACACCGGAGCAAATGAAGATGTTCCTAACGCGACTTGGCTTTGGTTCCAAAATGGTCATTACGGGTGATGTAACACAGATTGATTTGCCCAAAGGAAAGAAGTCGGGGCTGATCGAAGCGAAGAATATTTTGCAGGAAATTGAAGAAATCGGGTTCGTTTATTTTACGGAATCAGACGTTGTACGTCATTCGCTTGTACAGAAAATTATCGTTGCTTATGACCGTGCTGCTGAAAATCAGAGTTAG
- a CDS encoding HD family phosphohydrolase, with the protein MTSNETQTQKGKMLQSRTAGWKHSVSVRYVLFALLIIMFYASLAPKLLPETYDIAVGLPSDKEILAPMEIPDTKATLKAQEEAAEKVGQVYTILPLRNEVLIGQMLDRIFRLNQDDQVSTEDKIKIYREELPQRAEDHIQNFIRNNRNSPSYSDKLFEEVNERISEQAYQISEETFIKIPRLTPEDINEMKPVAADIVARLTTDQIVDAQTARAKVAEQVSTSSLSKRVSREVVQELARLAITANKFYDEEATKAAKVEARENTPTVFIKQGDVLVQKGEKITPEMYSLLEKNGLLKDEVNYWPQFGLAILSSLLALGLIMYIRQSEGVSRFKYNNAQFVMLLLIILITILSMHVVNIVQNEQRPYIGYIAPIAVGAMLITLLLDMSLAYICSILFSILASIILNVNKGQIFDFQFGFFAVVISFAAIFAIHRASQRSTLLKAGIMITLFGALAVFTLILVDNNGWTESSTLYAIGFAVAGGLLTTILVIGLMPFFEVTFGILSALKLVELSNPNHPLLRKLLTETPGTYHHSVMVGNLSEAAAESIGANGLLCRVGSYYHDIGKTKRPSYFIENQNNMENPHDFIDPKLSKSIIIAHARDGVEMQKDYKLPKPIRDIAEQHHGTTFLHYFYHKALRQAEEQGIEPDFTEEDFRYPGPKAQSKESAIVGIADSVEAAVRSLRKPTVEQVETMIEKIIKSRLDDHQFNECDLTMRELDVIAQTLKETVMGIFHSRIEYPEEIKKVSNGEKDGGQEGDGAKA; encoded by the coding sequence ATGACCTCAAACGAAACGCAAACGCAAAAAGGTAAAATGCTGCAATCCCGAACAGCCGGATGGAAACATAGCGTATCTGTACGCTATGTTCTGTTTGCGCTGCTTATTATTATGTTCTATGCTAGTTTGGCGCCAAAGCTGTTGCCAGAAACTTATGATATTGCGGTCGGTTTGCCGAGCGACAAAGAAATCCTGGCTCCTATGGAGATTCCGGATACTAAGGCGACATTGAAGGCGCAGGAAGAGGCAGCTGAAAAAGTAGGACAAGTCTATACGATTCTGCCGCTGCGAAATGAGGTTCTCATTGGGCAAATGCTCGATCGGATCTTCCGCCTTAACCAGGATGATCAGGTGTCGACTGAAGATAAGATTAAAATTTATCGTGAAGAACTGCCGCAGCGGGCTGAAGATCATATTCAGAATTTTATTCGAAACAACCGGAATTCGCCCAGTTATTCCGATAAGCTGTTCGAGGAAGTGAACGAGCGGATTAGTGAGCAGGCTTATCAGATTTCTGAGGAGACGTTTATTAAAATCCCTCGCCTGACACCGGAGGATATTAATGAAATGAAGCCTGTGGCTGCTGATATTGTAGCGAGGCTGACTACTGATCAAATTGTGGATGCTCAGACAGCACGTGCCAAGGTTGCAGAGCAGGTGAGCACAAGCTCGTTAAGCAAGCGCGTTTCACGTGAAGTCGTTCAGGAGCTGGCCCGTCTCGCGATTACGGCCAACAAATTCTACGACGAGGAAGCGACAAAAGCAGCTAAAGTGGAGGCGCGGGAGAATACGCCGACCGTATTTATCAAACAAGGGGATGTCCTGGTGCAAAAAGGGGAGAAAATTACCCCGGAGATGTACTCCTTACTGGAAAAGAATGGACTACTTAAGGATGAAGTAAACTACTGGCCGCAATTCGGCTTAGCTATTCTGTCCTCGCTGCTGGCGTTGGGTCTTATTATGTATATCCGCCAATCGGAAGGTGTTAGTCGCTTCAAATATAACAACGCGCAGTTCGTCATGCTGCTGCTGATTATTTTAATTACGATTCTGTCGATGCATGTGGTTAATATCGTTCAGAATGAGCAGCGTCCTTATATCGGCTACATTGCGCCGATTGCAGTAGGAGCTATGCTGATAACACTACTGCTTGACATGTCACTGGCTTATATTTGTTCTATATTGTTTAGTATATTGGCTAGTATTATTCTTAATGTGAACAAAGGACAAATATTTGATTTTCAATTCGGATTTTTTGCTGTTGTGATTTCTTTTGCAGCTATATTTGCGATACACCGAGCTAGTCAGCGTTCGACGCTGCTAAAGGCAGGAATTATGATTACGCTGTTCGGCGCTCTCGCGGTATTTACGCTGATTCTGGTCGATAATAATGGCTGGACGGAATCAAGTACGTTGTATGCTATTGGATTTGCCGTGGCGGGCGGGCTGCTGACGACGATCCTTGTGATTGGTCTCATGCCGTTCTTTGAGGTTACCTTCGGTATCCTTTCTGCCTTGAAGCTGGTTGAGCTATCCAATCCAAACCATCCTTTGCTACGCAAGCTGCTTACGGAGACGCCGGGAACGTATCATCATAGCGTTATGGTCGGTAATTTGTCGGAGGCGGCCGCAGAATCGATCGGTGCTAACGGACTATTGTGCCGTGTCGGATCGTATTATCATGATATCGGGAAAACAAAGCGTCCAAGTTATTTCATCGAGAATCAGAATAATATGGAGAATCCGCATGATTTCATCGATCCTAAGCTAAGCAAATCAATCATTATCGCCCACGCCCGTGATGGGGTGGAGATGCAGAAGGATTATAAGCTCCCTAAGCCGATCCGTGATATTGCGGAGCAGCACCATGGAACGACATTTCTTCACTATTTTTATCATAAGGCGCTTAGACAGGCTGAGGAGCAGGGCATTGAACCGGACTTTACAGAGGAGGACTTTCGCTATCCTGGGCCAAAAGCGCAGTCGAAGGAATCAGCCATTGTCGGTATTGCCGACAGCGTAGAGGCAGCGGTTCGTTCTTTGCGTAAGCCAACCGTGGAACAGGTCGAAACGATGATCGAGAAGATCATTAAGAGCCGTCTTGACGACCACCAATTCAATGAATGCGATCTGACGATGCGAGAGCTGGATGTTATCGCTCAGACGCTCAAGGAAACGGTGATGGGCATTTTCCATTCGCGGATTGAGTATCCGGAAGAAATTAAAAAAGTAAGCAATGGAGAGAAAGACGGGGGGCAGGAAGGCGATGGGGCTAAAGCTTGA
- the ybeY gene encoding rRNA maturation RNase YbeY, giving the protein MGLKLECNNEQEILEIGEDLIELLNTLLQKAGEAEGVAEGEVALTFVDDEEIHTLNREYRGVDRPTDVLSFAMNESVEDEQEIIYELEEGEELDGFGDMLGDIIISVETAKAQSEEYGHSLTREIGFLFVHGFLHLLGYDHQDEASEAEMMGKQEAILAQVGLTR; this is encoded by the coding sequence ATGGGGCTAAAGCTTGAATGTAATAATGAGCAGGAAATCCTCGAAATCGGGGAAGATTTAATAGAGTTATTGAATACACTACTGCAAAAAGCGGGAGAGGCTGAGGGAGTCGCCGAAGGTGAAGTAGCCCTGACTTTTGTAGATGATGAGGAGATTCATACGCTTAATCGGGAATACCGGGGGGTTGATCGCCCGACGGACGTGCTCTCTTTTGCTATGAATGAGTCGGTGGAAGATGAACAGGAAATTATTTACGAGCTGGAGGAAGGCGAAGAGCTGGACGGTTTTGGTGATATGCTCGGAGATATCATAATTTCGGTGGAGACGGCGAAAGCACAAAGCGAAGAGTATGGCCATTCCTTGACTCGGGAAATTGGATTTTTGTTCGTCCATGGCTTCCTGCATTTGCTTGGCTACGATCATCAGGATGAAGCAAGTGAGGCGGAGATGATGGGGAAGCAGGAAGCTATTCTCGCCCAAGTAGGGCTGACTCGCTAA
- a CDS encoding diacylglycerol kinase family protein, with amino-acid sequence MKPAPKWSDTFRYAAEGIVSALRSERNMRIHLIATVIVLLAAMYFRLSGRDIAVLLIVIGLVIAAELINTAIESIVDLVSPEWHPLAKKAKDTAAGAVLVMAMVAVCVGCLLFYEPIKGYFQ; translated from the coding sequence ATGAAGCCCGCACCGAAATGGAGCGACACATTCAGATATGCCGCTGAAGGTATTGTGTCGGCGCTGAGGTCGGAGCGGAATATGCGGATACATTTGATTGCCACAGTTATTGTGCTGCTGGCCGCTATGTATTTTAGGCTTTCAGGCCGTGATATTGCGGTGCTTCTTATTGTCATTGGTCTTGTCATTGCGGCAGAGCTGATTAACACAGCGATTGAATCCATTGTGGATCTTGTCTCGCCGGAGTGGCATCCGCTCGCGAAGAAGGCGAAGGATACGGCAGCTGGTGCTGTGCTTGTCATGGCAATGGTTGCGGTATGCGTGGGATGTTTGTTATTTTATGAGCCGATTAAGGGTTATTTTCAGTAG